A single genomic interval of Staphylococcus hyicus harbors:
- the cntD gene encoding staphylopine uptake ABC transporter ATP-binding protein CntD produces MSKPILDVQKLTLIDGNTNHVLVHHCSFKLDKGKILAIIGESGSGKSITCKALLGLNDHNIQMSGEAHFNTMDLLQQSETQLRHIRGNEIAMIMQQGGTAFNPSFTLGYQMRTILNHHHITNATTQKTLLKSYFDMLGLHDFDRIMRAYPHELSGGMLQRLMIVMALALKPELIIADEPTTALDVITQYDVLKEFQHIKETVGCAMIFISHDLAVVKHIADDVLVMKNGDVIEYGSVKDVLENPQHAYTQYLVNARRKLTSYFQKVRGDHSC; encoded by the coding sequence CAATACGAATCACGTCCTTGTCCATCATTGCTCATTTAAGTTGGACAAGGGAAAAATTTTAGCGATTATTGGTGAAAGTGGCAGTGGGAAATCAATTACGTGTAAAGCACTCCTTGGGCTCAATGACCACAACATTCAAATGAGTGGTGAAGCGCACTTTAATACGATGGATTTATTGCAGCAAAGCGAAACCCAATTACGTCACATTCGTGGTAATGAAATTGCGATGATTATGCAACAAGGAGGTACGGCGTTTAACCCTTCTTTTACGCTTGGCTACCAAATGCGTACCATTTTAAACCATCATCATATCACAAATGCGACAACCCAAAAGACCCTTCTCAAGTCTTATTTTGATATGTTAGGCTTACACGATTTCGATCGAATCATGCGTGCATATCCTCACGAACTGTCTGGCGGTATGCTACAACGTTTAATGATTGTAATGGCACTTGCGTTAAAGCCGGAACTCATTATCGCGGATGAGCCGACGACGGCACTAGATGTCATTACTCAATATGATGTGTTAAAAGAGTTTCAACACATTAAAGAGACTGTAGGTTGTGCGATGATTTTTATTTCGCATGATTTAGCAGTCGTGAAACATATTGCGGATGATGTGCTCGTTATGAAAAATGGCGATGTCATTGAATATGGATCGGTGAAGGATGTGTTGGAAAATCCACAACATGCGTACACGCAATACCTTGTGAATGCGCGTCGTAAGTTGACATCTTATTTCCAGAAAGTAAGAGGTGACCACTCATGTTAA